From Apis cerana isolate GH-2021 linkage group LG10, AcerK_1.0, whole genome shotgun sequence, one genomic window encodes:
- the LOC108003032 gene encoding inositol-3-phosphate synthase 1-B isoform X1, which yields MALKIRVQSPKVKYTEDCIEAQYEYQTTNVTEDDTKYTVTPVSTKLLIRTQLKVPKLGLMLVGWGGNNGTTITAALLANKLKLTWDTKNGIQKANWYGSLIQASTIRLGKGNKEDIYVPMSWMLPMVNPDDIQIDGWDISDMNLADAMQRAKVLNINLQKQLIEHMMHMKPRKSIYYADFIAANQEKRANNVILGTKFEQLEQIRKDIAEFKTSNKLDQVIILWTANTERFSEIIPGVNDTAENLLNAIKKSHSEVSPSTVFAVAAALEGCTYINGSPQNTFVPGAIELAEKHKTFIGGDDFKSGQTKLKSVLVDFLVSAGIKPVSIVSYNHLGNNDGYNLSAPQQFRSKEISKSNVVDDMVQSNKILYQSGEKPDHCVVIKYVPYVGDSKRAMDEYTSEILLGGHNTIVVHNTCEDSLLASPIILDLVLLAEICSRITFKIADTKDEFIGFHSVLSILSYLCKAPLVPRGTPIVNALFRQRAAIENILRACLALPPENNMLLEHKVNFKNQL from the exons ATGGCTTTGAAAATTCGCGTTCAATCACCGAAGGTAAAATACACAGAAGATTGTATTGAAGCACAGTACGAGTATCAAACAACGAACGTTACAGAAGACGATACAAAATATACG gTGACACCTGTATCAACAAAGCTATTAATTAGAACACAACTGAAAGTTCCAAAACTTGGATTAATGTTAGTAGGATGGGGTGGAAATAATGGCACAACTATTACTGCAGCATTATTAGCAAACAAACTTAAGTTGACATGGGACACAAAGAATGGCATTCAAAAAGCAAATtg GTATGGTTCTTTAATTCAAGCATCCACTATCAGATTAGGCAAAGGAAACaaagaagatatatatgtTCCCATGTCTTGGATGCTTCCAATGGTAAATCCAGATGATATTCAAATTGATGGTTGGGATATTTCAGACATGAATTTAGCTGATGCTATGCAACGTGCaaaagttttgaatattaatttacaaaaacaattaatagaaCATATGATGCATATGAAACCAAGAAAAAGCATATATTATGCAGATTTTATTGCTGCTAATCaa GAAAAAAGAgcaaataatgttattttggGTACAAAATTTGAACAATTAGAACAAATTAGAAAAGACATTGCAGAATTTAAAACTTCAAATAAGTTGGAccaagtaattatattatggacTGCTAACACTGAACGATTTTCTGAGATCATTCCAGGTGTAAATGATACagcagaaaatttattaaatgctattaaaaaaagtcattCAGAAGTTAGTCCCAGTACAGTTTTTGCTGTAGCAGCTGCTTTAGAAGGA tgtacatatattaatgGATCTCCTCAAAATACTTTTGTACCAGGAGCAATAGAATTAGCagaaaaacataaaacatttattggTGGTGATGATTTTAAATCTGgccaaacaaaattaaaatctgtgCTTGTAGATTTTTTAGTTTCAGCTGGTATTAAACCAGTATCAATTGTTAGTTATAATCATCTTGGAAATAATGATGGGTATAATTTATCTGCTCCTCAACAATTTCGATCAAAAGAg ATTTCAAAAAGCAATGTCGTGGATGATATGgtacaatcaaataaaattctttatcaatCTGGAGAAAAACCAGATCATTgtgttgttattaaatatgttcCATATGTTG gTGATAGCAAACGGGCGATGGATGAATACACATCAGAAATATTACTGGGAGGACATAATACAATTGTAGTACATAATACATGTGAAGATTCTTTATTGGCAAGTCCAATTATTTTGGATTTAGTTTTGTTAGCAGAAATTTGCTCAAGAATTACTTTCAAAATAGCAGATACAAAAGATGAGTTTATTGGATTTCATAGTGTCCTATCCATACTTTCATATCTCTGCAAAGCACCATTAGTACCACGAGGAACGCCGATTGTAAATGCATTATTCAGACAACGAGCTGcaattgaaaacattttaagAGCATGTCTTGCATTGCCACctgaaaataatatgttacTTGAACACAaagttaatttcaaaaatcaattatga
- the LOC108003032 gene encoding inositol-3-phosphate synthase 1-B isoform X2, with the protein MLVGWGGNNGTTITAALLANKLKLTWDTKNGIQKANWYGSLIQASTIRLGKGNKEDIYVPMSWMLPMVNPDDIQIDGWDISDMNLADAMQRAKVLNINLQKQLIEHMMHMKPRKSIYYADFIAANQEKRANNVILGTKFEQLEQIRKDIAEFKTSNKLDQVIILWTANTERFSEIIPGVNDTAENLLNAIKKSHSEVSPSTVFAVAAALEGCTYINGSPQNTFVPGAIELAEKHKTFIGGDDFKSGQTKLKSVLVDFLVSAGIKPVSIVSYNHLGNNDGYNLSAPQQFRSKEISKSNVVDDMVQSNKILYQSGEKPDHCVVIKYVPYVGDSKRAMDEYTSEILLGGHNTIVVHNTCEDSLLASPIILDLVLLAEICSRITFKIADTKDEFIGFHSVLSILSYLCKAPLVPRGTPIVNALFRQRAAIENILRACLALPPENNMLLEHKVNFKNQL; encoded by the exons ATGTTAGTAGGATGGGGTGGAAATAATGGCACAACTATTACTGCAGCATTATTAGCAAACAAACTTAAGTTGACATGGGACACAAAGAATGGCATTCAAAAAGCAAATtg GTATGGTTCTTTAATTCAAGCATCCACTATCAGATTAGGCAAAGGAAACaaagaagatatatatgtTCCCATGTCTTGGATGCTTCCAATGGTAAATCCAGATGATATTCAAATTGATGGTTGGGATATTTCAGACATGAATTTAGCTGATGCTATGCAACGTGCaaaagttttgaatattaatttacaaaaacaattaatagaaCATATGATGCATATGAAACCAAGAAAAAGCATATATTATGCAGATTTTATTGCTGCTAATCaa GAAAAAAGAgcaaataatgttattttggGTACAAAATTTGAACAATTAGAACAAATTAGAAAAGACATTGCAGAATTTAAAACTTCAAATAAGTTGGAccaagtaattatattatggacTGCTAACACTGAACGATTTTCTGAGATCATTCCAGGTGTAAATGATACagcagaaaatttattaaatgctattaaaaaaagtcattCAGAAGTTAGTCCCAGTACAGTTTTTGCTGTAGCAGCTGCTTTAGAAGGA tgtacatatattaatgGATCTCCTCAAAATACTTTTGTACCAGGAGCAATAGAATTAGCagaaaaacataaaacatttattggTGGTGATGATTTTAAATCTGgccaaacaaaattaaaatctgtgCTTGTAGATTTTTTAGTTTCAGCTGGTATTAAACCAGTATCAATTGTTAGTTATAATCATCTTGGAAATAATGATGGGTATAATTTATCTGCTCCTCAACAATTTCGATCAAAAGAg ATTTCAAAAAGCAATGTCGTGGATGATATGgtacaatcaaataaaattctttatcaatCTGGAGAAAAACCAGATCATTgtgttgttattaaatatgttcCATATGTTG gTGATAGCAAACGGGCGATGGATGAATACACATCAGAAATATTACTGGGAGGACATAATACAATTGTAGTACATAATACATGTGAAGATTCTTTATTGGCAAGTCCAATTATTTTGGATTTAGTTTTGTTAGCAGAAATTTGCTCAAGAATTACTTTCAAAATAGCAGATACAAAAGATGAGTTTATTGGATTTCATAGTGTCCTATCCATACTTTCATATCTCTGCAAAGCACCATTAGTACCACGAGGAACGCCGATTGTAAATGCATTATTCAGACAACGAGCTGcaattgaaaacattttaagAGCATGTCTTGCATTGCCACctgaaaataatatgttacTTGAACACAaagttaatttcaaaaatcaattatga
- the LOC114578155 gene encoding uncharacterized protein LOC114578155 — protein sequence MIYYINFIIFNYILLIIVKMQNDYNLCKFSKYKSTAGETMGNWGFSNRISNSGQELKRLRCLFNKMDSMRTTKPMMCVKYNYLYDPEAWGTKPSPEECKPIWMTFPMRRPLITYSSTATILLTSNLNEIGTDLLYPIPGRSYVLQGTDKWYRCRQCNVPCPTPRCN from the exons atgatttattatattaatttcattattttcaattatatattattaataatagtcaAGATGCAAAACGATTATaatctttgtaaattttcaaaatataagagTACTGCAGGAGAAACAATGGGAAATTGGGGATTTTCTAACAGAATTTCAAATTCCGGTCAAGAACTTAAACGTTTAAGATGTCTATTTAACAAAATGGATTCtat gAGAACTACAAAACCAATGATgtgtgtaaaatataattatttatatgatccAGAAGCATGGGGTACAAAACCTAGTCCTGAAGAGTGTAAACCAATTTGGATGACTTTTCCTATGAGACGACCTCTTATTACGTATAGTTCTACTGCtactatattattaacttcaaatttaaatgagATTGGAACAGATTTGCTTTATCCTATTCCAGGTCGAAGTTATGTATTACAGGgt aCAGATAAATGGTATCGATGTAGACAATGCAATGTACCATGTCCTACGCCTCGATGTAATTAA
- the LOC108003035 gene encoding uncharacterized protein LOC108003035, translated as MQTTTICKVKATPSICFRPKSTISGQQKCDQEKSPVISAFLMIPFEEKIHHRTKVSSTYNIKSKKISKPTNGLKFPEMRNGILFTRCHCVHRDGLQDSCPLSQCQQESNCLVKPWPKCPPAKYLQSRHPEQYPPFK; from the exons atgCAAACTACAACAATTTGTAAAGTAAAAGCAACACCGTCAATATg ttttcgTCCCAAAAGTACCATATCAGGACAACAGAAATGCGATCAAGAAAAGTCGCCAGTTATATCAGCATTTCTCATGATCccatttgaagaaaaaatacatcaCAGAACAAAAGTATCAagtacttataatataaaaagtaaaaaaatttcgaag cctACAAATGGCTTAAAATTTCCTGAAATGCGAaatggtattttatttacaagatGTCATTGTGTACATAGAGATGGTCTTCAAGATTCTTGTCCATTAAGTCAATGTCAACAGGAATCTAATTGTTTGGTCAAGCCATGGCCTAAGTGTCCACCagcaaaatatttgcaatctcGACATCCAGAACAGTATCCACCGTTCAAATAA
- the LOC108003034 gene encoding uncharacterized protein LOC108003034, giving the protein MCSPCAAPCIPVKQCKSYDFRTSIIYRCECIKRNGLQDRCMMWECMGRPECMTKLYPVCMPGRCALLKLTELGDMEVALKKFYCADQAREAALAAYCRLVCNTSADKPCCMVTPICSSKSCKPICVELPCSPCPPSSPCPPCSPCPPCPPCSPCPPCPPCPPCLPCPPCSPCPPCPPCSPCSPCSPCPPCPPCPPCLPCPPCPPCPPCPPCSPCPPCSSCPPCPPCSPCPPCPPCPPCSPCITSCVPPCATFKICVPCPPPCPPSCTPPCVIPCIPPCPPPCPPPCPPPCLPPCLPCLPPCPPSCPPPCPPPCPPPCPPCPPPCLPPCISACPPPCPPPCPPPCPPPCPPKCPPPCSPCLPCLPCLPCSPCPPCSPCSPCSPCPPCLPCPPCSPCPPCLPCPPCPPCQPCSPCAPPCLTLCPSPCLSVCPSPC; this is encoded by the coding sequence ATTCCAGTTAAACAATGTAAAAGCTATGATTTTCGaacaagtattatatatagatgtgAATGTATCAAAAGGAATGGGCTACAAGATAGATGTATGATGTGGGAGTGCATGGGTAGACCAGAATGTATGACGAAATTGTACCCCGTTTGTATGCCAGGCCGTTGTGCGTTATTGAAATTAACTGAATTAGGAGATATGGAAGTtgctttaaagaaattttattgtgcTGATCAAGCAAGGGAAGCTGCTCTTGCTGCATATTGTAGATTGGTATGTAATACAAGCGCGGACAAACCTTGTTGCATGGTGACCCCGATATGTTCAAGCAAATCTTGTAAACCTATATGCGTTGAATTACCATGTTCACCATGTCCACCAAGTTCACCGTGTCCACCATGTTCACCGTGTCCACCGTGTCCACCATGTTCACCGTGTCCACCATGCCCACCATGTCCACCGTGCCTACCGTGCCCCCCGTGTTCACCATGTCCACCATGTCCACCATGTTCACCATGTTCACCATGTTCACCATGTCCACCATGTCCACCATGTCCACCATGCTTACCATGTCCACCATGTCCACCATGCCCACCATGCCCACCATGTTCACCATGCCCACCATGTTCATCATGCCCACCATGTCCACCATGCTCACCGTGTCCACCATGCCCACCATGTCCACCTTGTTCACCTTGTATTACTTCTTGTGTACCTCCTTGTGCTACTTTCAAAATTTGTGTTCCATGTCCACCACCATGTCCACCTTCATGCACGCCACCATGCGTAATACCATGTATACCACCGTGTCCACCACCATGTCCACCACCATGTCCACCACCATGTTTACCACCGTGTTTACCATGTTTACCGCCATGTCCACCATCATGTCCACCGCCGTGTCCACCACCATGTCCACCACCATGTCCCCCATGTCCACCACCGTGTTTACCACCATGTATATCAGCGTGCCCACCACCGTGTCCACCACCGTGTCCACCTCCGTGTCCGCCTCCATGTCCACCAAAATGTCCACCACCGTGTTCGCCATGTTTACCATGTTTACCATGTTTACCATGTTCGCCATGTCCACCATGTTCACCATGTTCTCCATGTTCACCATGCCCACCATGTTTGCCATGTCCACCTTGTTCGCCATGTCCACCATGTTTACCATGTCCACCATGTCCACCATGCCAACCGTGTTCACCATGTGCACCACCATGTCTTACGCTATGTCCATCACCATGTTTATCAGTGTGCCCGTCACCGTGTTAA